The genome window TAATCTTTCTCATCATCCCTATGCCAGGATGCCCAAGTCGATCATGCCAAATTTTGAAGGCATCGACATTTTGAAAGATTACTTTATATGTAATATGTTTTATAGGTTTGATGTATGTATAATACAATCCAGAATCTAGAGATGGAATTTTTTCGCATATTTGTTTGCCATATCCAGTTAGTTTGGTAAGTATAAGAAATTCTTCTTTATTTTCGGCATGTGTTTCCACATGAATACCATTCTTACGGATATCTTTATAACTCAACAAGGTACGCGTTGAATCGGGGTACAATAATGCATCCTCGATTATAATCTGCGTGCCCATTGGTAGAGTGATAATGGCTCGTCCAGAACCAACTATCAAAGCATCTCTACCGGCTATTGTTAAAACATTTCCTTCTTTTCTTTTGATAGTTTGAAAATATTTTATTTCTGTGAGTATAGTGTTTGTGGTGCAACTATCCACAAGACATAATTCCTCTTCTGTTGGATTGTCTTCGGTTGACATCTATATAAAGAACAAGAATTTTGAATATAATTCTTTATTCATTTCATATACTAAATATACATACATGTATATAAAATATTACATGCAACAAAGTGTAACAATACAATACTTATATGTTCTTACAATAAATATACTATACTAAAAACATCTTAGTTATTACAACACAAATGTTTACACAAACTGGGCATGAGATCTTATTAGATATGTGATCTAAAAGTCTCAAATCATGTCGTTGACATTGTAATCAACGATCATGTCGTCGAGAAGATTTTCTGGCTGAGTAGGAACATTGTTGGTCGGTGACTCCTTAGGAATCTCAAGCGAGCAACCATCCTGCTTATTTTCCTCATTTGCCTGATTGAAGTGTGCTTCATATCGTGTCTTCTTGTTCTTGCTCTCTTTGGAATATTTCATATAAAGATCAACCAAGTGCTTTGGTGTACGACAAGTAGCCGCAAAGTGAGTATTACAACCACACTTGTAACAATGTTTTGGCTTATTTCCATGGGATTGTTTATCTCCACGGACTTTCTTGTGTACATGTTGTTTATGGTTTTTGTGAAAAACACGATTACGATGTTGACCACTAGTTGAGTTCTTTTGATTTCCAGGTGGAAATGCAAAAGTCTTTTTATGTCTTGAAGCTTTATTCTGAACATTATGGACTTCAGGCAGAGGGGTTGCACCAATCGGGCGCATATGATGGTTCTTTAATAGAAGTTCATCATTTCTTTCTGCCTGATCTAATGAGTGAATAAGCTTGGCATAAACTATGTGGTTTTCCTTGCGatattggttacaaagaactctGTCCGCAGGATGCATCGTATTTAGTGTTTTGCGAATTTTCTCCTCATCAGATGGTTCTTTTTCACAAAAACGTAGTTTAGTGCATATGTTATGAACTGCATGATTGTATTCACCGATAGATTTAAAATCTTGTAAGCGCAGGTGATTCCATTCATGTTCAGCTGTTGGAAGTACCAATTCCTTTTGGTGTTCATAACGTTCTTTAAGTGCATTCCATAATGTTTGAGGGTTTTCCTCTAACAGATATTCTCTTTTAAGATCTGGATGTATGGATTGCCTTAAGAGTAATAATGCAGTAAACTTGGTTTTATCATCAATAGGTTCCTCATTTAGTTGAGGTGCAGAGATTGCATTTAGAATTCCTTTGGAGGCAAGAACAATTTTGATATCTGTTGCCCATGCGGGATAATTAGTTCCATCATGTGCAAGTTCTTCATAGCCCGGAGGTTGAGTTTGTGTTTGCATTTTCCGTTCTTCTTTCCCTGTTCGTCTGTTCTTCTTCTGGCGAGAGCGGGTGGCGAGAGcgggtgctgataacgtgttagaAAAAGAAGGGACTGAAGCAAATGATGCGTAACTTTTTCATTCAATGATGGTGTGTATTTATACATAGTGAAACGACAGAAAACTTGTCCGTTCGCTAAAGACGGTTTCCTCGTCGTAGGAGAGAGGGAAAAGGTGCCTGTTCGGAAACAGGATTTACATAAAGGAATATTATTAACACTAATCCTATTAACTAATGACCGTCGATCTTGTTAATCTCCACCTTTGATATTAAGTGTGTTTCTTCCTCCGGATTGCTGACGTGGACGAAATCATTTTATCCTTAACAAGCGCAACATGCAGGACATCCACGGACCAGTAGCAGTACAACGGGGCTCCAATCGACGTCCAACGGACGCTCAACCAGAGATCTCGATAGCCTTCACCTCGGGCTTCTTCACCTCCGTCTTAGGCACGGTGACCGTGAGCACGCCGTTCTCGAGGCCCGCCTTCACCTCGTCCACCTTGGCGTTCTCAGGCAGGCGGAAGCGCCGCACGAACTGGCCGCTGCTGCGCTCGACGCGGTGCCACTTGTCGTTCTTGTCCTCCTCCTCCCTGCTGCGCTTGCCGCTGATGACGAGCACGTTGCCGTCCTCCACCTCGACCTTGACCTCCTCCTTCTTGACGCCGGGGAGGTCGGCCTTGAACACGTGCGCCTCGGGCGTCTCCTTCCAGTCCACGCGGGCGTTGGCGAAGGCGGCGGTCTCGGAACCCCCGGAGGAGGCCGCCGACGGGACGATGGAGCGGAACATGTCGAAGGGGTCCCACCAGAGGTCGAGGGAGAAGGGGTCCAACACGTTGCTGCTGCGCCGACTCACGAGCGACATTATTATTGTCGATGCTATGCTATATTTATGCGTACGTCTGAGAGTAAAACACTAAACCGAACTCGGTGGATTAATTGCAAGAGTGTGCTCGACGTCGACGAAGTATGCTTCGCTAGTGGCAGGTCAGGTATAGAGCTTTGCAATTTCTCCTTGGTGGTGTGGGTTGCAGCAATCTGTGCGTGGCAGGTTATTTATAGGACCGATCCTCCATCCACAACCCATTCCTGAGACGTCTCGAGCTATCTCCAATTCTCCACTGCTGTAGTGCGTGCTGTCCAATTATTGCTTCGAGAACTACGAAGGGCCCACTTCCATTCCAGAGAAATCTTCCTGGAGCTGGACGATTCACACGATTGCTTTTCTTTCGTTTCGATTAAATTCTGAATTATCCATCCGAGGGTCTTTGGAAACTTTGTAGTACTCATATATATTGTGAGTGTGATATATTAGCTTTCATTACACATGTATACATACGTACACATACACACAGAGGTACatgtgtacattcgggccgagcCCGGCCTGGCCCAAGCCCAAAAAGGTTCGTATTGTTTGAATTTTGGGCTGCGTCGGGCTGGCCCACGGTCCGTCACGTAATTGACTAAACGTGTCGGGCTTATTTCGGGCGGCCTGAAATTATAAAAGCCTGAAATTCATATCAGGACcaaaaattcaatttttggctcgaaattcacatcagaaccctaaattcaaaataaatttaataaaacaaatcaagataagacaaataaatttgaccaaaactaaacttaatatttgtattaagttaccagagctgtgcaatgactacctcgtttacaaatcattttgttagaaggaaaaagagtataatcagctctatacaaagttcgtaaatttagttcattatctaatgttcataacaaaagtaaatTTACATCACATACtttaattcaaagctacaaaaacatctaactagcattatctctagctttatgttctttatcaagtatatgaaattgtggaatgaagtgtgttttaataaatatatggaccTTTCCATGTCTCTATATGAGGGCCCCTTTGGTAGGGCTTATTTTTTAGCTTCGGCTCTGGCTCATGCAAAAGTTGTGCCAAACACCTCTTTTTCAAATGGCTTCACGAGTGAAGTGCTTTTCCAAAATGAACTAGAGGGCATGAGCCAAAAAAAGTGGCTCACCCGGCTTCAGCTCACGTCTTTTTTGCACAATAGCCCTCCCACCAGTCCAAATTATTTTTTTGGTCCTGCCCTCAATCCCTAGCCACGTACAGGAGAGATAAACTATACAAGggtctttctgaaaaacaacctatAAGCCGTTTTGTCAAATGATTTTTCAGAATGACTTTGGCTCATCTAAAGAAGTGGTTTCACCTCGTGAGCCAGAGCCAAAGCCGTTTTTGGAGAAGCCAGAGCCCTGCCAAAGGGGCCCTGAGTCATTCTGTGTCTGtcttaaacgggccgtgctcgtgcccgcccatggatTGCGACCTCGGTTCAAACCCGGCTCGACACTAAAATATTTCAGACAGTGCTATACCTAACTCGTGTTTTTTTTCGTGCTTCGGACCAGTCCATCAGGTCCGACCTAAATATACATCTATACACAAAGAAGCAAAATTGGACAGTCATATTACTTCCGATGGCTTTTAGGGCAGCTGTTGGGTCTTAACATTAATTTAACAGATGTCCGATGGTCTTTCTAACAGCCATAAAAAATATGGGGAGTTCCTATTCACGGACGTCGTTTCAGCTGTCATTTGGCCTCTCTCGCTGGCGCGCCCTTTGCCCTGCCCGTCGCCGGCTCGCCGCTGTCCGGCTGTCCGCATGCCCCCGCGCTACCGCCGCTGCCAGTCGCTCAGTTAGGACTGGGCattcggttcttcggttcggttcctcggttctaaTCGAACTGTAACAGCCACTCTAAAATTCTAAATAACGATAACTTTTGTGAGAAATTTCAACATCTCCCCACAAACAACGACAAGTGCACAATGACCATAATTTCATAGATAATACATGGATGATTAGAGGTTCAACATAAGTCGATAACACAACATCCGAAGTTACAAACACATGTAACAAATTGAATCTAATACTTTTGGGTTTTTCGGTTCTTTGGAGTGCAGAACCGAAAATATCTCATTTATTTCGGTTCTAAAAAACCAAAACCGAATTTCATAACGGTTCCTTCGGTTCGGTTAGTTCGGTTCCGGTTCTCGGttatttcggttcggttcctcgatTCCGGTTCTTTTTGCCCAGGCCTACGCTCAGTCGCCCCGGCTCCATTGGCGCCTGTCGGCCCCCACCGCAGTCACGTCCTACCGCTGACACTCCTCCATTGACCGTAGTGGGCGCTCCTGCCGCTAGGTACCCCCACTGCGCTCCTTCAACATCGTTGTCCCCTCCTCAAGATCAAGTAAGGGCACTTGCATAGTCTCTATATGTATTTGTTGAAGTTGTTATATGCAAAATATTGTACAGAAAAATGTATGATTGTTTATTACTTATTTCCGATAGCTTATATATGATTAATGTATTTAATTAGATTATTTTTAGCCTGTAGTCAACTGTTTAAATTATTTAAATTTGTTATTTTTGATGGTAATTAATAAACCATAAAAAATAAGACATTAGTAGGTCTTTTACACCAACTTTATTAAGATAATTACGATAATTAGTATTATCTCCATTATCGAATATTTGTCGTTCATTAATTTATTTTTTGAACTAAAACGTGAGAAATAAAATGAACCGAGAAAGTTTAAAATATCATTGGTAGTTAATTATTGCTCTAATTGGAGCATATGCAACAGCTTCTAATCAGTAATCCTAAAACCTTATTTTGGGAAATAATATAAAAAACTATGTCCAACAGCTTCTAATCAGTAATCCTAAAACCTTATTTTGGGAAATAATATAAAAAACTATGTCCAACAGATTCTAATGCTCCCAATGCAAATATACGCCAGCGGGAGCGTGAGAAACTGAGAATGCCCCTATCGCTGCTTTTTTTTCGTTTTCCACCCTATGCATGCACGGTTGGGACAAATGCAACAAATTCACCGTGCGTTGCTGCATGCGCCATACCAGATGGAAGTTTAATTTTTTTGGGGAGCTGTTCAAGAATGGTTTTAGTTTAGATCTCAAATAGTGTTAGGGAGCTACTAATTTAAAGATACTGGAGGTTAAATAATTGGATGTTGTTAGAAATGCTCTTAGCTATTATAAGACATCGATTAATGATTATATCGTAGTGTTAAGAAACGGAAGATGTGTGTTATCCTTTTTGATCGACACACATACGACACATATCACATATGAGGTGTGTTTGTCTAAAATTACCCTTTTTATTGAACAGTGTCCGACAGAGCATGTATTTGTGATAAGCCATGAGCTCGAACGAAATTTCAACAGCATAACCTCATTATTCTCTATT of Zea mays cultivar B73 chromosome 8, Zm-B73-REFERENCE-NAM-5.0, whole genome shotgun sequence contains these proteins:
- the LOC103634805 gene encoding 16.9 kDa class I heat shock protein 1, with the protein product MSLVSRRSSNVLDPFSLDLWWDPFDMFRSIVPSAASSGGSETAAFANARVDWKETPEAHVFKADLPGVKKEEVKVEVEDGNVLVISGKRSREEEDKNDKWHRVERSSGQFVRRFRLPENAKVDEVKAGLENGVLTVTVPKTEVKKPEVKAIEISG